The sequence below is a genomic window from Vibrio spartinae.
ACACCGCCTCAAATTGTTTGGCTGCGGCCGTTAATGCTGATTTCTCACTCGTTTTATCACCGCTGACCGCTTGCTTACGCAGTTGGTCCAGTTGGGTAATATCCTGTACAAAGCCGATATCTTTTACATCATTGACCATCGTGCTTCCCCTTAAATGATAATCAGCTGGCCTTCAATCGCACCGGCCTGTTTGAGTGCCTGTAAAATAGCCATCAAGTCAGATGGCGCTGCACCGACCTCATTCACAGCACGGACGAGATCATCAAGCGTGACTCCCGTCTGGAAATTAAACATTTTTCCTTTCTTCTCTTTCACAGAGATATCGGAATCCGGTACCACAGCCGTTTGACCATTTGAAAATGGTTTGGGCTGACTCACACCCAGTTTTTCTTTGATAGCAACAGTCATGCCACCATGTGTAACAGCTGCCGGCTTTAACCGCACATACTGACCAACCACGATCGTCCCAGTCCGCGAATTGACAATAATTTTCGCGGCACCGACAGCGGTGTTAAATTCCAGATTTTCAACCGCAGAGAGAAACGCGACACGCTGTCCTGCATCTCGTGGGGCCCGGACTTGTACTGATGTCGCGTCAATTGCTGTCGCCATTTGAGGGCCAAGAAACTGATTGACGGTATCTGCCATACGCTGGGCGGTGGTGAAGTCTGAATCAATCAAATTAAAAGTGATGTAATCACCCCGGGCAAATGGGGTCGGAACTTCACGTTCAACACTGGCACCATTGGAAATGATACCGACGGTGGGGTTATTGCCCACGACTTTGGAACCATCAGCACCATCGGCACTGAACCCACTGACCACGAGATTGCCCTGTGCAATCGCATAAACCTGACCATCCAGACCTTTGAGAAACGTCTGCATAAGTGTGCCACCGCGTAAACTTTTTGCCGAACCAATCGAAGAAACGGTGACATCAATGGTCTGTCCCTGCTTGGAGAATGCCGGCAACTCGGCTGTGACAATCACAGCGGCAATATTTTTAGTCTTCGGCTTTGTTCCTCGCGGCAATTGAATGCCGAAATTCTGCAACATAGCATTGAAACTTTGATCGGTAAATGGCGTCGATTCGCCGGTTCCCGGCAACCCCGTGACTAAACCATAGCCCACTAACTGGTTACTACGCACCCCGGCCACTTGTGCGACATCTTTAATTCTTGCCGCCTGTCCCTGCAAGGAAACAAACAGTGTCGCCAGCAAAAAAAGTGTTAACTTTTTCATTCAATTTACCTTGTGCTTCTCTACCATGCACGTCATCTTCTCTGCCAAAAAAACGACGTTTAAACTTAGCTTATAAAGCAATATTGAAGAATCGTGCCAAAAAGCCGGGTTCTTGCATATCTTGATTGTTTCCGGTGCCTGAGTACTGAATTCTGGCATTCGAAATCCGATTCGACGAGATAGTATTATCAAAGTCAATGTCATCTGGGCGAACCGTACCACTTAAACGAATATATTCATCACCGGTGTTCAATGTCAGCCACTTTTCACCACGAATCACGAGGTTGCCATTGGCAAGCACATCAATAACTTCAACAGTGATTGAACCGGAAATACTATTACTCTGGTTGGC
It includes:
- a CDS encoding flagellar basal body P-ring protein FlgI, translated to MKKLTLFLLATLFVSLQGQAARIKDVAQVAGVRSNQLVGYGLVTGLPGTGESTPFTDQSFNAMLQNFGIQLPRGTKPKTKNIAAVIVTAELPAFSKQGQTIDVTVSSIGSAKSLRGGTLMQTFLKGLDGQVYAIAQGNLVVSGFSADGADGSKVVGNNPTVGIISNGASVEREVPTPFARGDYITFNLIDSDFTTAQRMADTVNQFLGPQMATAIDATSVQVRAPRDAGQRVAFLSAVENLEFNTAVGAAKIIVNSRTGTIVVGQYVRLKPAAVTHGGMTVAIKEKLGVSQPKPFSNGQTAVVPDSDISVKEKKGKMFNFQTGVTLDDLVRAVNEVGAAPSDLMAILQALKQAGAIEGQLIII